Within the Gossypium raimondii isolate GPD5lz chromosome 12, ASM2569854v1, whole genome shotgun sequence genome, the region AGTACTGATGAATTCTTGGTGAAATGATATCTTATTTAATCCTGCTTTTATGGTTcaatcttggggtttgaatgttttttaacaCGGAAGTGTTATTGTAGTCACTGACTCTGTAAAGTGCAGTGACAAtttgagccaacaagcatttcaacagaagttgagtgaggattagaggaatttaatccacttgttcttaataatGTCGTATttccatcatcggaaggtgaggttaatatgcatgtttaagtcttagattaaatagaggagtaATGCTGGGTAAGatttacattgaattttattgcctcgacaatcacctacacttttataccttgtgagcatttagtattctgctgaagattcatgtttGGGATCCTAGTTTATCACtatcatattttgttttattgttttcaaattttgcatcGACAAAtatcctcacaatttatcttatttatatctagttattgcaccgacattaatagacaaaagactatcatccctgtgggatcgatatccgaccGACTCACATTTGTCTACTAcacttgcatcgacagtgtacgcttgcacattattgctgaGATGTTAAACAACcgatcaagttgttggcgtcgTTGCCGGGGATGGCGttagttttatgttttttttgtgcgtttttgcactttattttccttatataatatttagttttcACTAACTGGTTTTTCTTTGTTGcgatttctttaaatttaatttaggtgttttatgaccagaagaaatttggattttcttgccaattttgatctaaaaattgaaaagactGTTCGAAGTAGACTTCGAGAACAAAGAAATATGGCTCTACCAGGGAACAATGTAGCCATACCCCCGATGCAACAGCAAATTGTTAATAACCCATTGTTTCCACAAGATGCTCGCATACAAAATAGGACTATACTAGATTTTGTAGCACTTGTTTGGGACGATTTATAACCAGGAGTTGTTAGGCCAGCAATCCAAGCTgggaattttgaactcaagctagTATCTTTCAAATGCTGAAATCTAATGGACAATAGGCTGGACTACTACACGAAGATGAgagagaacatcttaaatcctttttattgatttgtgcttCTTTTAGTCAACAAGGCGTTCTTGATGATGccttgaagatgcaattatttccttattccttacAGGGAAGAGCCCGTACTTGGTTTTTTGGACTACCTGCCCGATCAATTACTTATTGGGATGCATTAGCAACACAATTTGTGTTGCGATTTAACCCGCTGAAAATGAACGCTCATCTTCGAAATGATATCACTACTTATCATCAACTGGACAATGAAAATCTTCACACCATAGGGGAACGATATAAATCTTTACTTTGACATTGTCCCATGCACGACATTCAACCAAAAACACAAatatagattttttataatgagCCGAATTCACATACAAGGAATCTTGTCGATACATCAGCCAATGGACCTCTActggattgtacttataatgatgttgtgggaattcttgagagaattgctcagaatgattatcaaATCCCTATCTCCAGAGCTGCACAAGAAAAAACTACTCcaggagttattgaattggatgcaataacctCACTAAGTGGTTAAGTTTCTTCTCTtacaaatatgattaaaaatatgcaagggactagtggtgttgcacctatacaagttgctcagcaagttgatgttcctaccttttgttgtgagatttgtaGTGACAACCATAGCTATGAAGATTGTCCATAACATGAAGAGAATGCCTATTATATTAGTAACATTCGCAACAATTCTTATGGAAATTCTTTCAACAACTCTACACGCAACCAATAGTTTTGGGGAACTTAGAATATTGGAAAAAATGCTACGACATTCAGATGTGGGAATACATCTACTCAGGGTAATTATAATCCCAGGCAAGGGAGCTACAATCAACAATAGTAGAACTACAATTAGCACACTTAGATACATCAATAACAAGGCCAGACACATTCACACCAAAATCTGATGCAGCCATAACACTCTTCATTACCAAATCAACATGTTCAAGGACATTGACAACAACCGTACACTCAGCTTTTACTCCTGACCCATTAGCAAATCTTGAGGCGTTAATGCGGGAGCATATTACTTTCACAAAAGCTATCGTACAAgggaattcattttccatttgagCATTAGAAGTGcaattaggacaacttgcttcAAATCTAAATACTCGACCACCAGGTTCATTACCTAGTGACATGAAAAATCCTAGTCTGAGGGGGAAAGAACATTATAAGGCTATCactcttaggagtggtaaacaaactaGCGAACTGTTTATCAACTCTACTGTAGCAACTCAAGATACGGATGGACTGATCACTggtgagaaggttgaatctgaTGAATTTGTCGATGCATCAGACAAAGAAGTTCTACAAATTATCATTCATGTACCTAATGTCAGACCTTCAAAATTGTCGATGCAATCAAAGATGTTGGTGCAAGCAAATATATCTCTACCTTTACCCTTCCCACAATGATTCAGGAAGAATGAGCATGACAAGCAGTATCAGTAGTTCTTGGGCATATTGAAGCAATTGCAGATCAGCATTCCTTTAGTAGATGCTCTGGTACAAATTCTGAGTTAtaggaaatttatgaaagacctcttgtccaagaagaaaaagCTCATTGATATTGAAACTATTGCAATCACAGAAAACTATagtgttgttttgacaaacaagTTACCCTCTAAATTGAAAGATCCTGAGAGCTTTACCATCCCATATTCAATTGGCAATCATTATTTGGGTAAGGCTTTATGCGACTTGGAAGCTAGCATtaacctaatgccactatcCACTTTCAGAAAGCTAGGAATTGCTCACCTGAAATCTACTACAGTGATATTATAACTAGTCGATCAATCTTTGGCTCAACCTAAAGGGCAAATAAAAGACATCTTAGTTCGTGcggataaattcattttttcggctgattttatcatacttgattGCAAGGTAGACAAGGAGGTTCCCAAAATCTTGGGACAACCATTTTTAGCCACCGCTCGAACTCTGATTGATGTTAAGAAAGGTGAACTAACCATGCAACTTAATGATGACCAAGTCACCTTCagtgtttttgaatctattcaatgcaaggaaaaagaagaatgtCATACTGTTGATGTGCTAGATGATCTAATCAAGGAAGAATTCAAAGACCAAAGCACAGTACTTTCTGAAGATTTTGCAGTGACATCTGATGTCGAATGCTTAAATGATTGTCACAGCATGGTTGAAGCTAATAAACTTGAACTCAAGCATGGATGGCAGATTGAACCCTTAGACCTAGCCAATAGAACAACcccaattttcaaaccatctaTTAAAAAAGCTCCTACTATAGAATTGAAATTAACCACTACCTCCTCATCTTAAATATGTCTTTCTAGGTGATCACAATACTCTCCCAGTTATTGTCTTCGCAACACTAgatgtaactcaagaagagaaattggtccATATTCTCAAGCAACATAAAAGAGCTATTACTTGGAGTATTGTTGACATTCAAGGTATTAGTCCTTCTTTCTGCATAcacaagatcaagttggaagatgaaggCAAGCAATCAATTGAACAACAAGGAAGATTAAacgagaagatgaaggaagttgtcaagaaggaaatcataaaatggcttgatgctgGAATTATTTACCCGATTTCAAATAACAATTGGGTAAGTCTAGTGCAATGCATACCTAAAAAGTATGGCATCATTGTGGTTCACAACGATAAGGatgaattaattcctacacTCATTCCCACGGGATGACGAGTTTGTATGGATTACCGCAAATTGAATGCGGCCACAAAGAAGGATTTCTTCCCGCTTctttcattgaccaaatgttggatCGGCTTGCTGGAAAGGCCTAATATTGCTTTTCAGACAACTATTCTGGGTACAATATAGTTCCTATTGCATCGGAGGATTAGAAAACAACCTTTACCTACCCTTTTGGTACTTTCGCTTTTTACCATATACTTTTCAGTCTCTGCAACACaccagccacatttcaaaggtgtATGATGGCGATATTCTCAAATATGTTGGAAGACTCTTTAGAGGTATTTATGGATAATTTCTTATTCTATacaaatgattttgatcattgcgcTGACAATTCAGATAAAGTACTAAAGTGATGTGAGGACACACATCTTGTtctgaattgggaaaaatgtcattttatgacAAGTAAAGGTATTGTGTTAGGACACCACATCTCTAGTCAAGGTATTCAAATAAACAAAGCTAAggtggaaatcattgagaaattacctccaccAACAAACATGAGGGGTATTCGTAGTTTTTTGGGACATGTGGGGTTTTACTGAAGGTTTATTagagattttttgaaaattgcaAAGCCCTTGTGCTCATTAttggaacaaaataaaaaattcttctttgacgATGCATGTCTGGAtgcctttattcaattaaaaaagaagCTAGTAAATGCACCCATTGTCGTTGCACCcgattggtctcaaccttttgaagttatgtgcgaTGCAAGCAAATTTGCTGTGGGTGCGATTCTAGGACAATGGAAGGGAAAAATACTTTAcgccatctattatgctagTAAAACTCTTACAGAGGCTCAACTTAATTATACCACCACTGCGAAAGAATTGTTGGCTGTAGTC harbors:
- the LOC105762123 gene encoding uncharacterized protein LOC105762123; amino-acid sequence: MKNPSLRGKEHYKAITLRSGKQTSELFINSTVATQDTDGLITGEKVESDEFVDASDKEVLQIIIHISIPLVDALVQILSYRKFMKDLLSKKKKLIDIETIAITENYSVVLTNKLPSKLKDPESFTIPYSIGNHYLGKALCDLEASINLMPLSTFRKLGIAHLKSTTVDKEVPKILGQPFLATARTLIDVKKGELTMQLNDDQVTFSVFESIQCKEKEECHTVDVLDDLIKEEFKDQSTVLSEDFAVTSDVECLNDCHSMVEANKLELKHGWQIEPLDLANRTTPIFKPSIKKAPTIELKLTTTSSS